The proteins below are encoded in one region of Mycteria americana isolate JAX WOST 10 ecotype Jacksonville Zoo and Gardens chromosome 22, USCA_MyAme_1.0, whole genome shotgun sequence:
- the PLCD3 gene encoding 1-phosphatidylinositol 4,5-bisphosphate phosphodiesterase delta-3 isoform X10, with amino-acid sequence MICGRKARPAAEQPRSPSDGSGGPRRPGRALKKMVSVMHIEGVREGHQSEGLRKYGAAFPEQHCFTLVFKGKRKNLDLAARGEEDARHWVQGLTKLMARLQAMSQPEKLDHWIHGVLQRADRNKDNKMSFREVKSMLRMINIDMDDVYAYKLFKECDHSGNERLEGRELEEFCRRLLRRPELEELFGRYSGEDCVLSAEELRDFLRDQGEDASLRQARAIIRTYELNEKARQQDLMMLDGFMMYLLSAAGDILNQEHTKVHQDMSQPLCHYFISSSHNTYLTHNQIGGTSSTEAYVRALMAGCRCVELDCWEGSDGEPIVYHGHTLTSKILFSDVIESIRDYAFKQSPYPVILSLENHCGLEQQATMARHMKAILGDMLLTQPLEGQDPHDLPSPEKLKGKVLVKGKKLPEPWHEPQRVTSLLDPEEEEEEEEEEEEEKLQERSSQQSLQSLQEIKPLQAKDASQVAPELSAVVVYCQAVPFPGLAHALRHPRPCEMSSFSERKARKLIKEAGSALVQYNTRQLSRIYPLGLKMNSSNYNPQEMWNAGCQLVALNFQTPGYEMDLNAGRFLGNGRCGYVLKPPCLRSPPGERPRRLVLHIRVRAPRPPSPTPGWVPPASLLGDTHDVPMPGQVISAQQLPKLKREKGSSIVDPFVRVEIHGVPADCSKQQTHHKLNNGFNPRWEETLSFQLLAPELALVRFVVEDYDSTSCNDFVGQFTLPLASVREGYRHIHLLSKDGASLSPATLFVHVRCKSL; translated from the exons ATGATCTGCGGCAGGAAGGCGCGTCCCGCCGCcgagcagccccgctccccgtcGGACGGCTCCGGtggcccccgccggcccggcaGAGCCTTGAAGAAAATGG TCTCGGTGATGCACATCGAGGGGGTGCGTGAGGGACACCAGTCGGAGGGTCTACGCAAGTACGGTGCCGCCTTCCCCGAGCAGCACTGCTTCACCCTCGTCTTCAAGGGCAAGCGCAAGAACCTCGACCTGGCCGCCCGGGGCGAGGAGGACGCCCGCCACTGGGTGCAAGGGCTCACCAAGCTGATGGCGCGGCTGCAAGCCATGAGTCAACCGGAGAAGCTCGACCA CTGGATCCATGGGGTCCTGCAGCGAGCAGACAGGAACAAGGACAACAAGATGTCCTTCCGGGAGGTGAAGAGCATGCTGAGGATGATCAACATCGACATGGATGACGTCTACGCCTACAAGCTCTTCAAG GAGTGCGACCACTCGGGCAACGAGCGGCTGGAGGGCCGGGAGCTGGAGGAGTTTTGCCGACGGCTGCTGCGGCGGCCGGAGCTGGAGGAGCTCTTTGGGCGTTACTCGGGCGAGGACTGCGTCCTGTCGGCCGAGGAGCTGCGGGATTTCCTACGGGACCAGGGCGAGGACGCCAGCCTGCGCCAGGCCCGTGCCATCATCCGCACCTACGAGCTCAACGAGAAGG ccaggcagcaggaccTGATGATGCTGGATGGCTTCATGATGTACCTCCTCTCGGCCGCCGGTGACATCCTCAACCAGGAGCACACCAAGGTGCACCAGGACATGAGCCAGCCCCTGTGCCACTACttcatctcctcctcccacaACACCTACCTGACCCACAACCAGATCGGTGGCACCAGCAGCACCGAAGCCTATGTCAG GGCGCTGATGGCGGGATGCCGTTGTGTGGAGCTGGACTGCTGGGAGGGCTCCGACGGGGAACCCATCGTCTATCATGGCCACACGCTCACCTCCAAAATCCTCTTCAGCGATGTCATTGAGAGCATCCGCGACTACGCCTTCAAG cAATCGCCCTACCCTGTCATCCTGTCCCTGGAGAACCACTGTGGGCTGGAGCAGCAAGCTACCATGGCCCGGCACATGAAGGCCATCTTGGGGGACATGCTGCTGACGCAGCCGCTGGAGGGGCAGGACCCCCATGACCTCCCGTCCCCGGAG AAGCTGAAGGGGAAGGTCCTGGTGAAGGGCAAGAAGCTGCCAGAGCCGTGGCATGAGCCCCAGCGTGTCACCTCCCTTCTGGaccccgaggaggaggaagaggaagaggaggaagaggaagaggagaagctgcaggagaGAAGCAGCCAGCAG TCACTGCAGTCGCTGCAGGAGATCAAACCTCTGCAG GCCAAGGATGCGTCGCAGGTGGCCCCGGAGCTGTCGGCCGTGGTGGTGTACTGCCAGGCTGTCCCCTTCCCCGGCCTGGCCCATGCCCTGCGCCACCCCCGGCCCTGCGAGATGTCCTCCTTCAGCGAGAGGAAGGCTCGGAAGCTCATCAAGGAGGCGG GCTCGGCGCTGGTCCAGTACAACACCCGGCAGCTCAGCCGCATCTACCCGCTGGGGCTGAAGATGAACTCCTCCAACTACAACCCCCAGGAGATGTGGAACGCCGGCTGCCAGCTGG tGGCCCTCAACTTCCAGACGCCAGGCTACGAGATGGACCTGAACGCTGGGCGCTTCCTGGGCAACGGGCGCTGTGGCTACGTGCTGAAGCCCCCCTGCCTGCGCAGCCCCCCCGGagagcggccccgccgcctggTGTTGCACATCAGGGTGAGGGCACcacgcccccccagccccacgcctggGTGGGTGCCACCCGCGTCCCTGCTGGGTGACACCCACGACGTTCCCATGCCTGGCCAG gTGATCTCGGCGCAGCAGCTGCCCAAGctgaagagggagaaggggagctcCATCGTGGACCCCTTCGTGCGGGTGGAGATCCACGGCGTCCCGGCCGACTGCAGCAAGCAGCAGACCCACCACAAGCTCAACAACG GCTTCAACCCGCGCTGGGAGGAGACGCTGAGCTTCCAGCTGCTGGCGCCCGAGCTGGCCCTGGTGCGCTTCGTGGTGGAGGACTACGACAGCACCTCCTGCAATGACTTTGTGGGGCAGTTCACCCTGCCCCTGGCCAGCGTGAGGGAAG GGTATCGTCACATCCATCTGCTCTCCAAGGACGGGGCCTCCCTGTCCCCCGCCACACTCTTCGTGCACGTTCGATGCAAGAGCCTGTGA
- the PLCD3 gene encoding 1-phosphatidylinositol 4,5-bisphosphate phosphodiesterase delta-3 isoform X5: MICGRKARPAAEQPRSPSDGSGGPRRPGRALKKMGCSWVGEMPRDHLHPRGGPITARVPAVSVMHIEGVREGHQSEGLRKYGAAFPEQHCFTLVFKGKRKNLDLAARGEEDARHWVQGLTKLMARLQAMSQPEKLDHWIHGVLQRADRNKDNKMSFREVKSMLRMINIDMDDVYAYKLFKECDHSGNERLEGRELEEFCRRLLRRPELEELFGRYSGEDCVLSAEELRDFLRDQGEDASLRQARAIIRTYELNEKARQQDLMMLDGFMMYLLSAAGDILNQEHTKVHQDMSQPLCHYFISSSHNTYLTHNQIGGTSSTEAYVRALMAGCRCVELDCWEGSDGEPIVYHGHTLTSKILFSDVIESIRDYAFKQSPYPVILSLENHCGLEQQATMARHMKAILGDMLLTQPLEGQDPHDLPSPEKLKGKVLVKGKKLPEPWHEPQRVTSLLDPEEEEEEEEEEEEEKLQERSSQQSLQSLQEIKPLQAKDASQVAPELSAVVVYCQAVPFPGLAHALRHPRPCEMSSFSERKARKLIKEAGSALVQYNTRQLSRIYPLGLKMNSSNYNPQEMWNAGCQLVALNFQTPGYEMDLNAGRFLGNGRCGYVLKPPCLRSPPGERPRRLVLHIRVRAPRPPSPTPGWVPPASLLGDTHDVPMPGQVISAQQLPKLKREKGSSIVDPFVRVEIHGVPADCSKQQTHHKLNNGFNPRWEETLSFQLLAPELALVRFVVEDYDSTSCNDFVGQFTLPLASVREGYRHIHLLSKDGASLSPATLFVHVRCKSL, translated from the exons ATGATCTGCGGCAGGAAGGCGCGTCCCGCCGCcgagcagccccgctccccgtcGGACGGCTCCGGtggcccccgccggcccggcaGAGCCTTGAAGAAAATGG GATGCTCATGGGTGGGGGAAATGCCGAGGGACCACCTCCATCCCCGGGGCGGCCCCATCACCGCGCGTGTCCCCGCAGTCTCGGTGATGCACATCGAGGGGGTGCGTGAGGGACACCAGTCGGAGGGTCTACGCAAGTACGGTGCCGCCTTCCCCGAGCAGCACTGCTTCACCCTCGTCTTCAAGGGCAAGCGCAAGAACCTCGACCTGGCCGCCCGGGGCGAGGAGGACGCCCGCCACTGGGTGCAAGGGCTCACCAAGCTGATGGCGCGGCTGCAAGCCATGAGTCAACCGGAGAAGCTCGACCA CTGGATCCATGGGGTCCTGCAGCGAGCAGACAGGAACAAGGACAACAAGATGTCCTTCCGGGAGGTGAAGAGCATGCTGAGGATGATCAACATCGACATGGATGACGTCTACGCCTACAAGCTCTTCAAG GAGTGCGACCACTCGGGCAACGAGCGGCTGGAGGGCCGGGAGCTGGAGGAGTTTTGCCGACGGCTGCTGCGGCGGCCGGAGCTGGAGGAGCTCTTTGGGCGTTACTCGGGCGAGGACTGCGTCCTGTCGGCCGAGGAGCTGCGGGATTTCCTACGGGACCAGGGCGAGGACGCCAGCCTGCGCCAGGCCCGTGCCATCATCCGCACCTACGAGCTCAACGAGAAGG ccaggcagcaggaccTGATGATGCTGGATGGCTTCATGATGTACCTCCTCTCGGCCGCCGGTGACATCCTCAACCAGGAGCACACCAAGGTGCACCAGGACATGAGCCAGCCCCTGTGCCACTACttcatctcctcctcccacaACACCTACCTGACCCACAACCAGATCGGTGGCACCAGCAGCACCGAAGCCTATGTCAG GGCGCTGATGGCGGGATGCCGTTGTGTGGAGCTGGACTGCTGGGAGGGCTCCGACGGGGAACCCATCGTCTATCATGGCCACACGCTCACCTCCAAAATCCTCTTCAGCGATGTCATTGAGAGCATCCGCGACTACGCCTTCAAG cAATCGCCCTACCCTGTCATCCTGTCCCTGGAGAACCACTGTGGGCTGGAGCAGCAAGCTACCATGGCCCGGCACATGAAGGCCATCTTGGGGGACATGCTGCTGACGCAGCCGCTGGAGGGGCAGGACCCCCATGACCTCCCGTCCCCGGAG AAGCTGAAGGGGAAGGTCCTGGTGAAGGGCAAGAAGCTGCCAGAGCCGTGGCATGAGCCCCAGCGTGTCACCTCCCTTCTGGaccccgaggaggaggaagaggaagaggaggaagaggaagaggagaagctgcaggagaGAAGCAGCCAGCAG TCACTGCAGTCGCTGCAGGAGATCAAACCTCTGCAG GCCAAGGATGCGTCGCAGGTGGCCCCGGAGCTGTCGGCCGTGGTGGTGTACTGCCAGGCTGTCCCCTTCCCCGGCCTGGCCCATGCCCTGCGCCACCCCCGGCCCTGCGAGATGTCCTCCTTCAGCGAGAGGAAGGCTCGGAAGCTCATCAAGGAGGCGG GCTCGGCGCTGGTCCAGTACAACACCCGGCAGCTCAGCCGCATCTACCCGCTGGGGCTGAAGATGAACTCCTCCAACTACAACCCCCAGGAGATGTGGAACGCCGGCTGCCAGCTGG tGGCCCTCAACTTCCAGACGCCAGGCTACGAGATGGACCTGAACGCTGGGCGCTTCCTGGGCAACGGGCGCTGTGGCTACGTGCTGAAGCCCCCCTGCCTGCGCAGCCCCCCCGGagagcggccccgccgcctggTGTTGCACATCAGGGTGAGGGCACcacgcccccccagccccacgcctggGTGGGTGCCACCCGCGTCCCTGCTGGGTGACACCCACGACGTTCCCATGCCTGGCCAG gTGATCTCGGCGCAGCAGCTGCCCAAGctgaagagggagaaggggagctcCATCGTGGACCCCTTCGTGCGGGTGGAGATCCACGGCGTCCCGGCCGACTGCAGCAAGCAGCAGACCCACCACAAGCTCAACAACG GCTTCAACCCGCGCTGGGAGGAGACGCTGAGCTTCCAGCTGCTGGCGCCCGAGCTGGCCCTGGTGCGCTTCGTGGTGGAGGACTACGACAGCACCTCCTGCAATGACTTTGTGGGGCAGTTCACCCTGCCCCTGGCCAGCGTGAGGGAAG GGTATCGTCACATCCATCTGCTCTCCAAGGACGGGGCCTCCCTGTCCCCCGCCACACTCTTCGTGCACGTTCGATGCAAGAGCCTGTGA
- the PLCD3 gene encoding 1-phosphatidylinositol 4,5-bisphosphate phosphodiesterase delta-3 isoform X4, whose amino-acid sequence MICGRKARPAAEQPRSPSDGSGGPRRPGRALKKMGLTEDEDIQRMLRGSLLWKIKSRGGPRERLFCLQEDGATVCFEGGFRRARSQQSFSVMHIEGVREGHQSEGLRKYGAAFPEQHCFTLVFKGKRKNLDLAARGEEDARHWVQGLTKLMARLQAMSQPEKLDHWIHGVLQRADRNKDNKMSFREVKSMLRMINIDMDDVYAYKLFKECDHSGNERLEGRELEEFCRRLLRRPELEELFGRYSGEDCVLSAEELRDFLRDQGEDASLRQARAIIRTYELNEKARQQDLMMLDGFMMYLLSAAGDILNQEHTKVHQDMSQPLCHYFISSSHNTYLTHNQIGGTSSTEAYVRALMAGCRCVELDCWEGSDGEPIVYHGHTLTSKILFSDVIESIRDYAFKQSPYPVILSLENHCGLEQQATMARHMKAILGDMLLTQPLEGQDPHDLPSPEKLKGKVLVKGKKLPEPWHEPQRVTSLLDPEEEEEEEEEEEEEKLQERSSQQAKDASQVAPELSAVVVYCQAVPFPGLAHALRHPRPCEMSSFSERKARKLIKEAGSALVQYNTRQLSRIYPLGLKMNSSNYNPQEMWNAGCQLVALNFQTPGYEMDLNAGRFLGNGRCGYVLKPPCLRSPPGERPRRLVLHIRVRAPRPPSPTPGWVPPASLLGDTHDVPMPGQVISAQQLPKLKREKGSSIVDPFVRVEIHGVPADCSKQQTHHKLNNGFNPRWEETLSFQLLAPELALVRFVVEDYDSTSCNDFVGQFTLPLASVREGYRHIHLLSKDGASLSPATLFVHVRCKSL is encoded by the exons ATGATCTGCGGCAGGAAGGCGCGTCCCGCCGCcgagcagccccgctccccgtcGGACGGCTCCGGtggcccccgccggcccggcaGAGCCTTGAAGAAAATGG GCCTGACGGAGGACGAGGACATCCAGCGGATGCTGCGGGGCTCCCTGCTCTGGAAGATCAAGTCCCGGGGGGGCCCCAGGGAGCGGCTGTTCTGCCTGCAGGAGGACGGGGCGACCGTCTGCTTCGAGGGGGGCTTCAGGCGTGCTcgctcccagcagagct TCTCGGTGATGCACATCGAGGGGGTGCGTGAGGGACACCAGTCGGAGGGTCTACGCAAGTACGGTGCCGCCTTCCCCGAGCAGCACTGCTTCACCCTCGTCTTCAAGGGCAAGCGCAAGAACCTCGACCTGGCCGCCCGGGGCGAGGAGGACGCCCGCCACTGGGTGCAAGGGCTCACCAAGCTGATGGCGCGGCTGCAAGCCATGAGTCAACCGGAGAAGCTCGACCA CTGGATCCATGGGGTCCTGCAGCGAGCAGACAGGAACAAGGACAACAAGATGTCCTTCCGGGAGGTGAAGAGCATGCTGAGGATGATCAACATCGACATGGATGACGTCTACGCCTACAAGCTCTTCAAG GAGTGCGACCACTCGGGCAACGAGCGGCTGGAGGGCCGGGAGCTGGAGGAGTTTTGCCGACGGCTGCTGCGGCGGCCGGAGCTGGAGGAGCTCTTTGGGCGTTACTCGGGCGAGGACTGCGTCCTGTCGGCCGAGGAGCTGCGGGATTTCCTACGGGACCAGGGCGAGGACGCCAGCCTGCGCCAGGCCCGTGCCATCATCCGCACCTACGAGCTCAACGAGAAGG ccaggcagcaggaccTGATGATGCTGGATGGCTTCATGATGTACCTCCTCTCGGCCGCCGGTGACATCCTCAACCAGGAGCACACCAAGGTGCACCAGGACATGAGCCAGCCCCTGTGCCACTACttcatctcctcctcccacaACACCTACCTGACCCACAACCAGATCGGTGGCACCAGCAGCACCGAAGCCTATGTCAG GGCGCTGATGGCGGGATGCCGTTGTGTGGAGCTGGACTGCTGGGAGGGCTCCGACGGGGAACCCATCGTCTATCATGGCCACACGCTCACCTCCAAAATCCTCTTCAGCGATGTCATTGAGAGCATCCGCGACTACGCCTTCAAG cAATCGCCCTACCCTGTCATCCTGTCCCTGGAGAACCACTGTGGGCTGGAGCAGCAAGCTACCATGGCCCGGCACATGAAGGCCATCTTGGGGGACATGCTGCTGACGCAGCCGCTGGAGGGGCAGGACCCCCATGACCTCCCGTCCCCGGAG AAGCTGAAGGGGAAGGTCCTGGTGAAGGGCAAGAAGCTGCCAGAGCCGTGGCATGAGCCCCAGCGTGTCACCTCCCTTCTGGaccccgaggaggaggaagaggaagaggaggaagaggaagaggagaagctgcaggagaGAAGCAGCCAGCAG GCCAAGGATGCGTCGCAGGTGGCCCCGGAGCTGTCGGCCGTGGTGGTGTACTGCCAGGCTGTCCCCTTCCCCGGCCTGGCCCATGCCCTGCGCCACCCCCGGCCCTGCGAGATGTCCTCCTTCAGCGAGAGGAAGGCTCGGAAGCTCATCAAGGAGGCGG GCTCGGCGCTGGTCCAGTACAACACCCGGCAGCTCAGCCGCATCTACCCGCTGGGGCTGAAGATGAACTCCTCCAACTACAACCCCCAGGAGATGTGGAACGCCGGCTGCCAGCTGG tGGCCCTCAACTTCCAGACGCCAGGCTACGAGATGGACCTGAACGCTGGGCGCTTCCTGGGCAACGGGCGCTGTGGCTACGTGCTGAAGCCCCCCTGCCTGCGCAGCCCCCCCGGagagcggccccgccgcctggTGTTGCACATCAGGGTGAGGGCACcacgcccccccagccccacgcctggGTGGGTGCCACCCGCGTCCCTGCTGGGTGACACCCACGACGTTCCCATGCCTGGCCAG gTGATCTCGGCGCAGCAGCTGCCCAAGctgaagagggagaaggggagctcCATCGTGGACCCCTTCGTGCGGGTGGAGATCCACGGCGTCCCGGCCGACTGCAGCAAGCAGCAGACCCACCACAAGCTCAACAACG GCTTCAACCCGCGCTGGGAGGAGACGCTGAGCTTCCAGCTGCTGGCGCCCGAGCTGGCCCTGGTGCGCTTCGTGGTGGAGGACTACGACAGCACCTCCTGCAATGACTTTGTGGGGCAGTTCACCCTGCCCCTGGCCAGCGTGAGGGAAG GGTATCGTCACATCCATCTGCTCTCCAAGGACGGGGCCTCCCTGTCCCCCGCCACACTCTTCGTGCACGTTCGATGCAAGAGCCTGTGA
- the PLCD3 gene encoding 1-phosphatidylinositol 4,5-bisphosphate phosphodiesterase delta-3 isoform X3 — protein MICGRKARPAAEQPRSPSDGSGGPRRPGRALKKMGLTEDEDIQRMLRGSLLWKIKSRGGPRERLFCLQEDGATVCFEGGFRRARSQQSFSVMHIEGVREGHQSEGLRKYGAAFPEQHCFTLVFKGKRKNLDLAARGEEDARHWVQGLTKLMARLQAMSQPEKLDHWIHGVLQRADRNKDNKMSFREVKSMLRMINIDMDDVYAYKLFKECDHSGNERLEGRELEEFCRRLLRRPELEELFGRYSGEDCVLSAEELRDFLRDQGEDASLRQARAIIRTYELNEKARQQDLMMLDGFMMYLLSAAGDILNQEHTKVHQDMSQPLCHYFISSSHNTYLTHNQIGGTSSTEAYVRALMAGCRCVELDCWEGSDGEPIVYHGHTLTSKILFSDVIESIRDYAFKQSPYPVILSLENHCGLEQQATMARHMKAILGDMLLTQPLEGQDPHDLPSPEGKKLPEPWHEPQRVTSLLDPEEEEEEEEEEEEEKLQERSSQQSLQSLQEIKPLQAKDASQVAPELSAVVVYCQAVPFPGLAHALRHPRPCEMSSFSERKARKLIKEAGSALVQYNTRQLSRIYPLGLKMNSSNYNPQEMWNAGCQLVALNFQTPGYEMDLNAGRFLGNGRCGYVLKPPCLRSPPGERPRRLVLHIRVRAPRPPSPTPGWVPPASLLGDTHDVPMPGQVISAQQLPKLKREKGSSIVDPFVRVEIHGVPADCSKQQTHHKLNNGFNPRWEETLSFQLLAPELALVRFVVEDYDSTSCNDFVGQFTLPLASVREGYRHIHLLSKDGASLSPATLFVHVRCKSL, from the exons ATGATCTGCGGCAGGAAGGCGCGTCCCGCCGCcgagcagccccgctccccgtcGGACGGCTCCGGtggcccccgccggcccggcaGAGCCTTGAAGAAAATGG GCCTGACGGAGGACGAGGACATCCAGCGGATGCTGCGGGGCTCCCTGCTCTGGAAGATCAAGTCCCGGGGGGGCCCCAGGGAGCGGCTGTTCTGCCTGCAGGAGGACGGGGCGACCGTCTGCTTCGAGGGGGGCTTCAGGCGTGCTcgctcccagcagagct TCTCGGTGATGCACATCGAGGGGGTGCGTGAGGGACACCAGTCGGAGGGTCTACGCAAGTACGGTGCCGCCTTCCCCGAGCAGCACTGCTTCACCCTCGTCTTCAAGGGCAAGCGCAAGAACCTCGACCTGGCCGCCCGGGGCGAGGAGGACGCCCGCCACTGGGTGCAAGGGCTCACCAAGCTGATGGCGCGGCTGCAAGCCATGAGTCAACCGGAGAAGCTCGACCA CTGGATCCATGGGGTCCTGCAGCGAGCAGACAGGAACAAGGACAACAAGATGTCCTTCCGGGAGGTGAAGAGCATGCTGAGGATGATCAACATCGACATGGATGACGTCTACGCCTACAAGCTCTTCAAG GAGTGCGACCACTCGGGCAACGAGCGGCTGGAGGGCCGGGAGCTGGAGGAGTTTTGCCGACGGCTGCTGCGGCGGCCGGAGCTGGAGGAGCTCTTTGGGCGTTACTCGGGCGAGGACTGCGTCCTGTCGGCCGAGGAGCTGCGGGATTTCCTACGGGACCAGGGCGAGGACGCCAGCCTGCGCCAGGCCCGTGCCATCATCCGCACCTACGAGCTCAACGAGAAGG ccaggcagcaggaccTGATGATGCTGGATGGCTTCATGATGTACCTCCTCTCGGCCGCCGGTGACATCCTCAACCAGGAGCACACCAAGGTGCACCAGGACATGAGCCAGCCCCTGTGCCACTACttcatctcctcctcccacaACACCTACCTGACCCACAACCAGATCGGTGGCACCAGCAGCACCGAAGCCTATGTCAG GGCGCTGATGGCGGGATGCCGTTGTGTGGAGCTGGACTGCTGGGAGGGCTCCGACGGGGAACCCATCGTCTATCATGGCCACACGCTCACCTCCAAAATCCTCTTCAGCGATGTCATTGAGAGCATCCGCGACTACGCCTTCAAG cAATCGCCCTACCCTGTCATCCTGTCCCTGGAGAACCACTGTGGGCTGGAGCAGCAAGCTACCATGGCCCGGCACATGAAGGCCATCTTGGGGGACATGCTGCTGACGCAGCCGCTGGAGGGGCAGGACCCCCATGACCTCCCGTCCCCGGAG GGCAAGAAGCTGCCAGAGCCGTGGCATGAGCCCCAGCGTGTCACCTCCCTTCTGGaccccgaggaggaggaagaggaagaggaggaagaggaagaggagaagctgcaggagaGAAGCAGCCAGCAG TCACTGCAGTCGCTGCAGGAGATCAAACCTCTGCAG GCCAAGGATGCGTCGCAGGTGGCCCCGGAGCTGTCGGCCGTGGTGGTGTACTGCCAGGCTGTCCCCTTCCCCGGCCTGGCCCATGCCCTGCGCCACCCCCGGCCCTGCGAGATGTCCTCCTTCAGCGAGAGGAAGGCTCGGAAGCTCATCAAGGAGGCGG GCTCGGCGCTGGTCCAGTACAACACCCGGCAGCTCAGCCGCATCTACCCGCTGGGGCTGAAGATGAACTCCTCCAACTACAACCCCCAGGAGATGTGGAACGCCGGCTGCCAGCTGG tGGCCCTCAACTTCCAGACGCCAGGCTACGAGATGGACCTGAACGCTGGGCGCTTCCTGGGCAACGGGCGCTGTGGCTACGTGCTGAAGCCCCCCTGCCTGCGCAGCCCCCCCGGagagcggccccgccgcctggTGTTGCACATCAGGGTGAGGGCACcacgcccccccagccccacgcctggGTGGGTGCCACCCGCGTCCCTGCTGGGTGACACCCACGACGTTCCCATGCCTGGCCAG gTGATCTCGGCGCAGCAGCTGCCCAAGctgaagagggagaaggggagctcCATCGTGGACCCCTTCGTGCGGGTGGAGATCCACGGCGTCCCGGCCGACTGCAGCAAGCAGCAGACCCACCACAAGCTCAACAACG GCTTCAACCCGCGCTGGGAGGAGACGCTGAGCTTCCAGCTGCTGGCGCCCGAGCTGGCCCTGGTGCGCTTCGTGGTGGAGGACTACGACAGCACCTCCTGCAATGACTTTGTGGGGCAGTTCACCCTGCCCCTGGCCAGCGTGAGGGAAG GGTATCGTCACATCCATCTGCTCTCCAAGGACGGGGCCTCCCTGTCCCCCGCCACACTCTTCGTGCACGTTCGATGCAAGAGCCTGTGA